GATGGACCTCACGTGGGGCGACTCCCGGCGGATGGCCGAGGGGTGTCGCGAGGCGGGCGTCCAGCTCACCTTCAACCACATGCGCCGGTTCAAGCCCACGTGGGTGCGGGCCCGCGAGCGGATCGAGGACGGCGCCATCGGCGACCTCGAACGGATCGAACTCGCGCCGGGGAACATCTACGACGGCGGCACGCACATGATCGACTTTGCGACGGGCGTCGCCGGCGACGTGCCCGCCGAGTGGGTCATCGGGGGGATCGACTACCGGGAGGAGAACAAGTGGTTCGGCGCCCACAACGAGAACCAGGCCCACGCCCACTGGCGCTACGAGAGCGGCGTCGACGCCGTCGTCTCGACCGGCGGCGACCGCTCGTTCGTCCCCGCGGACATGCGCTTCGTCGGGACCGACGGCGTCCTCGAAGTCGGCCCCGAACGGTCCGACGCGGACCTGCGCTGGCGGACCGACGGCGGCGAGTGGACCGGCGAGACCGTCGAGGAAGGTGCCTGGACCGACCCCATCGACGACGCGGTCGCCCACGTCGTGGACTGTCTGGAGTCGGGCGACCGGGCCGTGATCGGGGCCGAGAACGCTCTCAATAGCACCGAGATCATCTTCGGGATCTGGGAGTCGGCGCGCCGCCGCGGTCGCGTCGACCTCCCGCTGGCGATCGAGGACAACCCGCTGGAGGCGATGGTCGAGTCCGGCGAGCTGAACCCGCAGTAGCCGGGCGCGCCCTCGACTCGGGGCGGTGACCGTTCGGTGCGAAAGGGGAAGATTGGGGGGGAAAGTAGGGGGGAAGTCCACCGGAAGGCGGGCAACGGAGGCCGGCAGGGGGAGAGCCGGCGGGTCCGAAGACCCGTTCGTTCCCTGGCTGCGTCGGGGGAGACGCGTTGGGGGGGATGCCGGGAACGACCTCCGGCAGCGCGCTCGTGCCGGCGAGGACCGCATGCGGGCCCGGACGACCCGTGCCGGCCCGCGAGGGAGCGCCGTGCGCCGGACGGCGCCGGCGGGCTCCCGCCGGGGGCCGGTCGAACCCACACCCCACCACTGGCACACACGGATGCGCACGGTGCGATGGGGCGTCCGGGCTCGCACTTGGTCCGCACTCCACGGTAGCGAGGCGATTCCCATAATGGGGCAGGCGCGTTTTCTGAGCCTGAAAGAGCCGCCCGCTCGAAAGGCCTTTGTAACACCTCAAGAGATCACACTGGTAGTGGACGACGAACGGGCAATCGAGGAGATCCTCGATACCATCGGCGACGAACACGCCCGACGCGTGCTCGCGGCGATCAGCCGCGAGCCCAGGTCGGCGAAGGACCTGAGCGAGGAGTGCGACCTGTCGCTGCCGA
Above is a genomic segment from Halosimplex halophilum containing:
- a CDS encoding Gfo/Idh/MocA family protein, with protein sequence MTTYDIAFVGTGDQADLKNPGPEGFAMNYYHGEGYEKLDDCELVACTDLVPQRAAAFANRFGIDDDGVFEDYEAMLAEAEPDIVSVSVWPEDHADVVLDCARSDSVEAIHCEKPMDLTWGDSRRMAEGCREAGVQLTFNHMRRFKPTWVRARERIEDGAIGDLERIELAPGNIYDGGTHMIDFATGVAGDVPAEWVIGGIDYREENKWFGAHNENQAHAHWRYESGVDAVVSTGGDRSFVPADMRFVGTDGVLEVGPERSDADLRWRTDGGEWTGETVEEGAWTDPIDDAVAHVVDCLESGDRAVIGAENALNSTEIIFGIWESARRRGRVDLPLAIEDNPLEAMVESGELNPQ